From the genome of Vicia villosa cultivar HV-30 ecotype Madison, WI linkage group LG2, Vvil1.0, whole genome shotgun sequence, one region includes:
- the LOC131653289 gene encoding pentatricopeptide repeat-containing protein At1g63080, mitochondrial-like, which produces MSFLRYVAASVSISKSRPYSHCLHHLNDDVVSLFNQMLHKNPTPPAVEFGKILVSLVKAKHYSTVVFLSRQMEFSRVTPNLVILNILINSLSQLGHITFAFSVFAKILKRGYHPDAITLNTIIKGLCLKGHLHQALQFHDKLLAQRFQLDQVTYGILINGLCKAGQTTAALQLLRRVDGKLVHPDVVMYTTIIDSMCKHKLINDACDLYSEMLAKRISPNVFTYSALISGFCIIGKLKEAIDLFKIMTLENINPNVYTFNILVDAFCKEGKVKEAQNVLAMMIKNDIKLNVVTYSSLMNGYCLVNEVNKANCIFKTMVQRGVTADVWSYTIMIDGLCKVKMVDEALNLFKEMHCSKIIPDTITYSSLIDGLCKLGRISHALELVDEMRDKGQLPDIITYNSILDALCKNHQVDKAIAFFKEFKDKGIQPNVYTYTILIDGLCKGGRLKDAKKVFEELLVKGYTLDACTYNVMIHGFCKSDLFDEALTLLSKMKDSGCIPDAQTYEIIILSLFENDENDKAEKLLREMIVRGLL; this is translated from the coding sequence ATGTCGTTTTTAAGGTACGTCGCTGCTTCTGTTTCCATTTCCAAATCGAGACCATACTCTCACTGTCTCCACCATTTGAATGATGATGTTGTTTCCTTGTTCAACCAAATGCTCCATAAGAATCCCACCCCACCCGCCGTTGAATTTGGCAAAATTTTAGTTTCTCTTGTCAAAGCCAAACATTACTCTACTGTTGTTTTCCTTTCTCGCCAAATGGAATTCAGTAGAGTTACTCCTAATTTGGTAATTCTCAATATTCTCATCAATTCTCTTTCTCAATTGGGTCATATTACTTTtgctttttctgtttttgcaAAGATTCTCAAAAGGGGTTATCACCCAGATGCCATAACTTTGAATACAATCATCAAGGGTCTCTGTCTCAAAGGTCACCTCCATCAAGCATTGCAATTTCATGATAAACTACTAGCTCAGCGATTTCAGTTGGACCAAGTTACTTATGGGATATTGATCAATGGTCTATGCAAAGCCGGACAAACAACTGCAGCGCTACAGTTGCTCAGACGAGTTGATGGGAAGTTGGTCCACCCTGATGTGGTAATGTACACTACTATTATTGATAGCATGTGCAAACATAAACTTATTAATGATGCATGTGATTTATATTCCGAAATGCTCGCTAAGAGGATTTCTCCTAATGTTTTCACTTACTCTGCTTTAATTAGTGGCTTTTGTATTATTGGTAAATTGAAAGAAGcaattgatttatttaaaataatgacATTGGAAAACATCAATCCGAACGTGTATACTTTTAATATATTGGTTGATGCGTTTTGTAAGGAAGGGAAGGTGAAAGAAGCACAAAATGTGTTAGCTATGATGATTAAAAATGACATTAAACTTAATGTTGTTACTTATAGCTCTTTAATGAATGGATATTGTCTAGTAAATGAAGTGAACAAGGCCAATTGTATATTCAAGACTATGGTCCAAAGGGGAGTGACTGCTGATGTTTGGAGCTATACTATCATGATCGATGGACTTTGTAAGGTTAAAATGGTAGACGAAGCTCTTAATCTCTTCAAAGAAATGCATTGCAGCAAAATCATTCCTGATACAATAACCTATAGTTCCCTTATTGATGGCTTGTGCAAATTGGGAAGAATCTCACATGCTTTGGAGCTTGTCGATGAGATGCGTGATAAAGGTCAACTACCTGATATAATTACGTACAATTCTATATTGGATGCTTTATGCAAAAACCATCAAGTTGATAAGGCAATTGcattttttaaagaatttaaagATAAAGGTATTCAACCTAATGTGTACACATACACTATTCTTATCGATGGATTGTGTAAAGGTGGAAGACTAAAGGATGCAAAAAAGGTTTTTGAAGAACTTTTGGTCAAAGGTTACACTCTTGATGCCTGTACATATAATGTTATGATCCATGGATTTTGTAAGAGTGATTTGTTTGATGAAGCATTGACATTGCTGTCAAAAATGAAAGACAGTGGTTGCATTCCGGATGCTCAAACTTATGAAATCATTATTCTTTCCCTATTTGAAAATGATGAAAATGATAAAGCAGAGAAACTTCTTCGTGAAATGATTGTGAGAGGTctactataa